The sequence below is a genomic window from Actinomycetota bacterium.
GGCGAGGCGCCGGAGGAAGTCGCCCAGGTTGTAGGCTAAGACGAAGAGGGCCAGCCTTACCTGGTTGGAGATGAAGCGAGAGCAGGATAGCCGGGTCCAGGAAAGGGCATACTTGCCCTCCTTGATGTGCTGCTCGCATAAGCCACGCTTGTTGTAGAATCTCACCACCTTCTCCGCCTTGGCACTTAGGTTGGTGACGATGAAGCCCACCCTGGGAAAGAGCTCACCCTGATGCCACTCGATCTTGGCGATGATCCTCCTGGATGTACTCCAGGACTTTGCCCGGTAGAAGAAATAGTGGTAGAAGACCTTGGGTTTCAGCGAGGGTCTGCCCACAGGCCTCGTCGTCAGGTGGTCTATTTCCTCGTATGGCCTGCTGTTGGCCTTTGTCCTCATGGCGTAGAGGATGCCTTCATTCTCCAAGTATTCGTAGATATCCGGGGAGGCGAAGGCGGCATCTCCCCTGAAGTAGATCCTCTTTCCCGCGTGCTTGTACCTGTCAACGATGGGCTCCAGCAGGTCCCGCCAGCCATCGGCGGAGTGGACGTTGCCCGGCCGCAAGGTCGCCCCTTCGCAGTCGCCGTATTGGTTGAAGACGAAGAGAAGATGATGACAACGGGAGAGAAAGTGGCGTTGTAGGCCGAGCCCTCCTGGCCGCCGTGCCCGGGGACTCCGACGAGTCCATGTCCAGGATGACCTATCACCCCCGCTATATCGGTGAGCCCAAGCGCCTCTTCCAGCTCCCTTGCCGCCAGCAATCCCGCGTCGGTGGTGACCCTTGGCATCGCGAAATCCCAGCCTAAGATGGGCGTCAAAATCAAACCTCAAACCCGCGTTTTCCGCTTCACCCGCAAGGTTATCCATGTTTATCCTTCCTTTATTGCTGCTGCCGCTGTATTGATGGCTATTTTAGCAATACAAGCGCAGAATCCTTGCTATTTGATACGAGAAATCCGGGATTAAGGAAAACAGAGGGTTAAGCTGAAGTGCGAAAGCTCAACGGAGTTTATCCGCAACCCTATTTGTTTTCCTGACCTTTCCAAGCCTGACTGATCCAAAGATGAAGGAAAATTCTTCTGCTTCCTAGGGCAGCCCCCCGCGATAGCGCACCTAGCACTTGCTATAATCTTACCCAGAGCCGGTTTATATTGCTGAAAAGCAACGAGGTCGGTTTTAGGGTGAGCTCATCTATCAAGCCATTGTGGGGGTGCGTGCATGAGCATCTTCGACCTGCGGGACGCCGTCATCGACGAATACAAGGACTACATCAGCAGCTTCCTCCTCATCCAGGACGAGCGCATCCGCGATTTCGTGGAAGAGGAGCTCTTACAAAAGGGGACCCTCTGGCCGCCCGCCCTCCTGCAGCTCAACCCCTCCTACGAAAAAGCGGCCACCATCGAGCAGCTGGTCGAGGAAGGGAAGCTCCATCCCGATTGCGCCGATATCTTCCGTGACCGGGACGGGGGCTCCATCACCCTCTTCCGGCACCAGCAGGAGGCCATCGAGACGGCCCTCTCCGGCAAGGGGTTCGTGGTCACCAGCGGCACCGGCTCCGGAAAGAGCCTCACCTACTTCGTGCCCATCATCGACGCGGTGCTAAGAGGCGACACCTCCGCCCACAAGGTGTGGGCCATCATCGTCTATCCCATGAACGCCCTCGTGAACTCCCAGCACACGGCCCTCGAGGAACTGGCCGAAGCCTACAGGGAAAGGACTGGCCGGGATTTCCCCATCCGCTTCCACAAGTACACCGGGCAGGAGCACGCCAGCCGCCTGGATATCCAGAAGGAGCCCCCCCACATCCTCCTCACCAACTACGTGATGCTCGAGCTCATGATGGTGCGTCCCGAAGAGCATATGTTCGTGGACCGCACCACCACCGGCATCAAGTACCTGGTCATCGACGAGCTCCACACCTATCGCGGGCGCCAGGGGGCGGACGTGGCGCTGCTCATCCGCCGTCTGAAGGAAAGGAGCGGCAACCCCGGCCTGGTCTGCATGGGGACCAGCGCCACCATGATCGCCGCAAGGACCGCCACCCCGCAGGAGAGGCGCCAGGCCGTGGCCGCCTTCGCGGGGCAGATCTTCGGCACGGCCTTCGGGCCGGAGCAGGTCATAGAGGAGACCCTGGAGAGCGTCGCCCCGCTGCGCCGCGACCTGGCCCTGGAGGAGCTCAAGGCGGCCATCGAGGCCCCCCTGCCCGAAACGCCCGAGGAGTTCCTGCAAAGCCCCCTCGTCTCCTGGGCCGAGGCCAATTTCGGCCTCGAGGAGGAGAAAGAGGAGGAAGAGGGAAAGCTCCGCCGCAGCGCCCCCATCAGCCTGGAGGAGGGAGCCCGGCGACTGTCCGAGGAAACGGACCTGGACGAGGCCACGTGCAGGGAGGCGCTTAACCGCGTCTTTTTGGCCGGGGCGACGCTGCGCAACGACAGAGGCGAGCCCCTGCTCTCCTTCAAGCTCCACCAGTTCATCGCCCAGGGCAACCGCGTCTTCGCGACCCTCGAGCCCCGCCCTGAGCGCGTCTTCGACCTCGAGGGGCGTGCCTCCACCGACCGCGGCGGCGGCCCTCTCCCCCTCTTTCCCTTGAAGTTCTGCCGCATCTGCGGGATCGATTACTACGAGGTGCTCAACGACTCCCAGGAGAAGCGCTTCGAGCCGGTGAGCGACGAGCTCGACTGGGAAGAAGGCTCGCAGGGCCCGGGCTATCTCCTCCTCGCCCCCGAGGGCGCTGAGGTGGAGTGGGGACCCGAGAACCTGCCCTCGGAATGGCTCACCGACACGGGAAGGGTAAAAAACACATACAAAGACCATGTCCCCCGGCCGGCATGGGTGAGCCCCGACGGCACCTATTCCGAGACCCCTGCCGAGGGCACGGCGAAGGCCTGGTTCCAGCCGCGTCCCTTCCGCCTCTGCCTCAACTGCGGGGTCTTCTACGGCAGGGGGAGCGAGTTCAGCAAGCTCACCGGCCTCTCCAGCGAGGGGCGTTCCACCGCCACCACCGTGCTCGCCCTCTCCGCCCTGGAGAACGCCCCCACGGGCGACATCGAGGCTTCGGCGCGTAAGCTCCTATCCTTCACCGACAACCGCCAGGACGCCAGCCTGCAGGCGGGGCACTTCAACGACTTCGTGCAGGTCTCCCTCTTGCGCGCCGCCATCCATGCCGCGGTCGAGGAGGCGGGTAAGCTGCGCTACGACGAGGTCGCGCCCAAGGTGGCGGAGAAGCTCGGCCTGAGCTTCCGAGACATCGCCGCCAACAAGGAGATAGAGCCCGACACCGCTCCCGGCAGGGAGGTGCTCCGGGATTTCACCGCGCTCATCGAGTACCGCATCTACGAGGACCTGCGCCGCGGCTGGAGGGTGGTGCAGCCCAACCTGGAGCAGTGCGGGCTGCTCGTCATCGACTACCTGGGAATGGAGGAGCTCTGCTCGAATGACGAGGCCTGGCGCGAGCTCGAGCCCTTCGCCCAGGCATCCCCGGAGAAGCGCCGGGAGGTGCTCGTGGCCCTCCTCGACCATTTCCGCCGCCAGCTCGCCGTGCACGCCTCCTGCCTGCAGGAGACCGACCAGGCACAGCTCAAAAAACGCGTGCGGGAGCGCATCGACGAGCGCTGGGGCTTCGAGGAGGCCGAGAGGCTGCGCCCCGCTGTCCGCTTCATCCTCCCCGGACAGGAGGAGAGCCTCAGGAACAGCTTCAGCCTCTCCGAGCGCAGCCTCATCAGGCGTTACCTCAGGCGCGCCCTGCCCGCCTTCGATACGGAGTACGCCGACAACGTGCTCCGCCTGGTGGACATCCTCTGCGCCCACGGGCTGCTCCGGAAGGAGAGCGAGAGGGGGGTCTCCTTCGTGCGCCTGGAATCATCTGCCATCATCTGGAAAAAGGGAGACGGCAGGCCCGCGGGCGAGCCCATCTACCTGCGCCGCTCCGAGGACCCCGTCTACCAGAGGGCGGAGCGGGAGGCCAACCGCTATTTCCGGGATTTCTACCTGCGTTCCTCCGCCCTCCTCCGGGAAGCCGAGGCACGCGAGCACACCGCTCAGATAGACTACGAGCGCCGCGAGGAACGGGAGAGGCGTTTTCGCAACGGCGAGCTCAAATGTCTCTTCTGCTCCCCCACCATGGAGCTGGGCATAGACATCGCCGACCTGCAGCTGGTGCACCTGCGCAACGTGCCCCCCACCCCGGCCAACTACGCGCAGCGCAGCGGGCGCGCGGGGCGCAAGGGCGACCCCTCCCTGGTCATGACCTACTGCCTGGCGGGGAGCGGGCATGACCAGTATTTCTTCCACCACCAGCGGGAGATGGTCTCCGGGGCCGTACAGCCCCCGCGCATCGACTTGACCAGCGAGGACTTGGCCAGGGCCCACCTGCACTCCATCTGGCTGGCCAGGGTGGGCCTCTCTTTGGGACGCTCCATCACCGACATCGTGGACGTGCGCCAGGAGGGGATCCCCCTCACCGAAGACGCCCGCAACAAGATCGAGCTCTCCGAGTCTGCCTTCAAGGAGTGCCTGGAGGAGGCCAAGAGAATCTTTTCCTCCTGCGCGCCGGATATCGAGAAGGCCGCCTGGTACGGCGAGGATTGGATGGAGAAAGCGCTCAGGCGGGCCCCCGAGGAGTTCGACCGGGCCTTCGACCGCTTCCGCGAGCTCTACCGGGCGGCGGACCGCCAGTTCGTGGAGGCGAGCGACCTGCTGCGCTACCGCTCGGGGGACCGCGGCGAGATAGAGAGGGCGGAGAGGAGCCGCGCGGAGGCGGAGCGCCAGATAAGGCTCCTGCGCAACGAGACCACCTCCTACCAGGAGTCGGACTTCTACCCCTACCGCTACCTAGCGAGCGAGGGCTTCCTTCCCGGCTACAACTTTCCCCGCCTCCCCTTGAGCGCCTTCCTGCCCCGCGAGAAGGGCGGCGACTACGTGGACCGGCCGCGCTTTCTGGCCATCTCGGAGTTTGGCCCCGAGAACCTCATCTACCACGAGGGGGCGAAGTACCGGGTGACGGGGCTCAGGACCTCCCTCACCGACCTGGACCAGAGGCGCTTCCAGGTGAAGCTGTGCAAGGCCTGCGGCTACCTCCACTCGGACGAGACCACGGAGATATGTCACCATTGCGGGAACAAGCTCTCAGGCGACGGATACACCTTCGCCGTCCTGCTCGAGGCCACCAACGTCTATACGCGCCGCAGCGAGCGCATCACCAGCGAGGAGGAGGAGAGGCTCCGCCGCGGTTTTCACATCACCACCCATTTCGAGTTCGCCCCTGCGAGCGGGGCGAGCGAGGGACGCATACCCGCGAGCGTGAGCGACGCCGGCGAAAACCCCATCATCAGGCTCGTCTATGCTCCCGCGGCCACCATCTATCGCATCAACCACCGCTGGCGGGCGAGCAGGGAGGACGGCTACCTCTTAGACTTCGACACCGGGGAGTTCGTAAGACGCGGCGGCAACGGAGAGGGCGCGGGAGCTGCCTCCGCCGGGCGGGTGGAGCTGGTGCGCCTCTTCGTGCGGGATACCATGAACATCATCCTCCTCTACCCGGGCGGGGAGGACATGGACTGGTCCGAGGGGACCGAAGCCACCCTCGAGCACGCCCTGCGCCGCGGCGTAGAGCAGGTCTTCCAGATAGAGCACACAGAGCTCGCCTCGGAGCGCATCGGCGAGGGCGAGAGGCGCGGCATCCTCTTCTACGAGGCAGGCCAGGGAGGCTACGGCATCCTGCGCGCTCTCGCGGAGGAAAGGGACGCATTCGCCCGCGTGGCAAGAGAGGCGTTGGCGATATGCCATTACGA
It includes:
- a CDS encoding DEAD/DEAH box helicase → MSIFDLRDAVIDEYKDYISSFLLIQDERIRDFVEEELLQKGTLWPPALLQLNPSYEKAATIEQLVEEGKLHPDCADIFRDRDGGSITLFRHQQEAIETALSGKGFVVTSGTGSGKSLTYFVPIIDAVLRGDTSAHKVWAIIVYPMNALVNSQHTALEELAEAYRERTGRDFPIRFHKYTGQEHASRLDIQKEPPHILLTNYVMLELMMVRPEEHMFVDRTTTGIKYLVIDELHTYRGRQGADVALLIRRLKERSGNPGLVCMGTSATMIAARTATPQERRQAVAAFAGQIFGTAFGPEQVIEETLESVAPLRRDLALEELKAAIEAPLPETPEEFLQSPLVSWAEANFGLEEEKEEEEGKLRRSAPISLEEGARRLSEETDLDEATCREALNRVFLAGATLRNDRGEPLLSFKLHQFIAQGNRVFATLEPRPERVFDLEGRASTDRGGGPLPLFPLKFCRICGIDYYEVLNDSQEKRFEPVSDELDWEEGSQGPGYLLLAPEGAEVEWGPENLPSEWLTDTGRVKNTYKDHVPRPAWVSPDGTYSETPAEGTAKAWFQPRPFRLCLNCGVFYGRGSEFSKLTGLSSEGRSTATTVLALSALENAPTGDIEASARKLLSFTDNRQDASLQAGHFNDFVQVSLLRAAIHAAVEEAGKLRYDEVAPKVAEKLGLSFRDIAANKEIEPDTAPGREVLRDFTALIEYRIYEDLRRGWRVVQPNLEQCGLLVIDYLGMEELCSNDEAWRELEPFAQASPEKRREVLVALLDHFRRQLAVHASCLQETDQAQLKKRVRERIDERWGFEEAERLRPAVRFILPGQEESLRNSFSLSERSLIRRYLRRALPAFDTEYADNVLRLVDILCAHGLLRKESERGVSFVRLESSAIIWKKGDGRPAGEPIYLRRSEDPVYQRAEREANRYFRDFYLRSSALLREAEAREHTAQIDYERREERERRFRNGELKCLFCSPTMELGIDIADLQLVHLRNVPPTPANYAQRSGRAGRKGDPSLVMTYCLAGSGHDQYFFHHQREMVSGAVQPPRIDLTSEDLARAHLHSIWLARVGLSLGRSITDIVDVRQEGIPLTEDARNKIELSESAFKECLEEAKRIFSSCAPDIEKAAWYGEDWMEKALRRAPEEFDRAFDRFRELYRAADRQFVEASDLLRYRSGDRGEIERAERSRAEAERQIRLLRNETTSYQESDFYPYRYLASEGFLPGYNFPRLPLSAFLPREKGGDYVDRPRFLAISEFGPENLIYHEGAKYRVTGLRTSLTDLDQRRFQVKLCKACGYLHSDETTEICHHCGNKLSGDGYTFAVLLEATNVYTRRSERITSEEEERLRRGFHITTHFEFAPASGASEGRIPASVSDAGENPIIRLVYAPAATIYRINHRWRASREDGYLLDFDTGEFVRRGGNGEGAGAASAGRVELVRLFVRDTMNIILLYPGGEDMDWSEGTEATLEHALRRGVEQVFQIEHTELASERIGEGERRGILFYEAGQGGYGILRALAEERDAFARVAREALAICHYDPETLEDRGEGCSSACYDCLLSYTNQRDYPLLSRSLVRDLLARLARSETHPHVKGRDYESHYGWLRALTDSRSELERKFLDHLYGTRRRLPDDAQRPLEDYPGTIPDFYYDRYTCIYCDGSVHDDPAQREKDEKIRRELEDLGYRVIVIRYDRDLEEQVAAYPDVFGEAKA